The genomic DNA GTCGACGATCCCGTGTTTTCCGGACCGCAGCCTGGTGAAACTCTGGCTCCATTCGTGATGACGGGAGTCTTTGGGAAACAGGCCGACCAGAAAGTTGATGTTCCGGGTGACGTTTCCACACCATCGGTTGTTGTTTTCGTTCACGAAAGAACACGTCCTGCTCTTGGAGTGGCGAATCTTGTGATGCGTCTTGCCGATGCTCGAGGTCCGGAAAAGCTGTCCGGAAGTCTCGTGGTTCTGACGGATGACCCCACAGACGCGTCGACCTGGATGAATCGCATTCCTCGATACTTTCCCTCGAAAGTACAAACAGGGATTTCCGTTGATGGAATCGAAGGTCCGGGGGCTTACGGGCTGAATCGCAACGTCGCGCTGACCGTTCTTGTTGCGAACAGAAATGTGGTGACGGCAAATTTTGCTTTGGTGCAGCCGAGCGTTGAAGTCGACGGACCAAAGATCTTCAAGGCGATTGCCGAAGTGCTCGGCGAAAAGGACGTGCCCGCTGTCGCAGACTTCATGCCGCAACGAAGGCAATCGGATGCTCCAGCCAAGCGAGATGGGGCGATGAAGCGAGACGAAGCGATGAAACGCGGGGACGCAGCAAATGCGGCGGCGGCAGAGCATCCGCAGATTCGCCCATTACTGGGCCCGTTGATTCAGAAGACGGCCACTGACGAACAGGTTGTTGCCGCAGCGGACAAAGTCGAAGCCTTCGCCGCCGAACACGCGGATTTTCGAGTTCAGGTGGGAGACATCACCCGGCGCATTATCGCTGCTGACATGTTGGCGAGATATGGTACGCCAAAGTGTCAGGAATATCTGAAGAAATGGTCCCGAGAGTTCACTGACAGCCGCGTCAAAACTGGCAATCAGGGGCGAGAATAATCATGTGGTGGCTCGTCCTGAGTCTCACTTCGGCCAGTGCGTCGATCCTTCATCAGCCGGTTGATTTTGACACCCAGGTCATGCCCATTCTTACGAAGGCGGGCTGCAATTCGGGGGCTTGCCACGGTGCAGCGGCGGGGCGTGGTGGGTTTCGTCTTTCACTTTACGGCAGCCGCCCTGCCACCGATTTTGATCAAATTGCTTTGGCCATGAAAGGTCGCAGAATTGATCGTCTTGATGCATCGCAGAGCCTGTTCCTGCTGAAACCAACGGAACAGTTGAGCCATGAAGGCGGGACTCGCATTCAGCCTGAAAGTGCCGACCATGCCATCCTTCTGAACTGGATCTCACAAGGCGCACAAAGAACGCCGCGCCGGACACTCGACTCCTTTGAACTGCATGCCGAAAAACGGTCGGATTCGACGGGCCCGACGTATCAGATCTCCGCAACTGCGTGCTTCAGCGATGGAACGACCACCGATGTTCTCCCCTGGACGGTGCTGACACCGGACGACCCTGATAGTACGCATGTGCAGGAGACTGGCAGGATTGTTCTGCGTACCGCCGGACAGCATGTGGTCATCGCTCGATTTCTTGATCAGGTTCGTCCGTTAGAGTTCATTGTCCCGTGGCAAAGTCATGCTGCCGATGATGTCGAGGAATTGTCTGCCGACACGGGACAGTCGATCGATCGTCTGGTGGTGAAACGACTCCGTCAATTCGGTCTCGAAGCGACATCCGAAGCGGACGAGTATACATTGATTCGTCGACTGACGCTCGACCTGACTGGTTGTCTGCCCTCTCCGAAATCGGTGAAGGAGTTTGTTAGCAGTTCAGACGTCGACAAGCTGGAGCACCTCATTGAGAGTCTGCTGGATTCGGATGAGTTTAATAGCTACTGGACGTTCCAGCTCGCTCAGTTACTGCGTGTTTCCGCACTGAAGGCGAATGCTGAATGGGCTCGAGTCTACTACGAGTGGATTCATAATTGTGTGCGTACTGACATTGGGCTGGACCAGATGTCCCGCCAACTGATTCTGGCTGAAGGCCTTGTTTCCGAAACAGGTGCGGCAGCCTTCTACAATATCGGTGGCGACCCGAGAGGGCAGGCCGAATTCGTCGCTTCGACAATGATGGGCGTACGATTGCAGTGTGCGAATTGCCACGATCATCCTCTGGACAGTTGGACGCAGGATGATTACCACGGCCTGGCTGCAATCTTCGCCCGCATCAAATCCGGAGATGTCATTCGGTCCGCGGCAACCGGGCGGGTAATTCATCCCGGAACCGGAGAACCCGCGATCCGTCGACTTCCGGATGCTGGCTTTCTGGGCGAGGATGCAGATGGGCGGACAGAATTTGCTGAATGGCTGACGTCTGCTGAGAATCCTTACTTTGCTCGCGCGATGGTGAATCGACTTTGGCGACACATGATGGGACGTGGGCTGGTGGAACCGGTCGATGATCATCGTGCCACGAATTCGCCGACAAACCCGGAACTCATGGACGGGCTCGCAAAAATGTTCCGGGAGAATGACTGTCAGCTGCGTCCTACGCTTCGAGCTATCTGTCAAAGTGCCGCGTATCGCCGAAGTGCCGTTGATCACAATCGTCAGTCGTCGGAAACTTCGGAGCATCGAAATCAGGCCGTTGCCCGGTTCCATGGTGCTGCAATTTCGCGTCCGATGTCCCCGCAGGTCTTTCTGGATGCTGTTCTGGATGTCACGCAGAGCGATGAGTTTTCGGGGCATCAATCGCGGGCGGTTTCGCTGGATGGGTTAGTAGCAACTTCCGAACCTCTGGATCTGCTGGGGCGTTGCTCCGATGCCTGCGAACAGTCTGCCTTGCGACGCAACGATCTTGCCGTTCAACTGCATCTGATCAACGGGTCGTTTATCAATCAGAAACTCAGTGACAGCACCGCAATCACCGCGGAAATGCAGGCCTGCGGAAGGCCGGAAGAATTCATTGCCGCGATTTATCTTCGTGTTTTGTCGAGACCTGCCAGAAACCATGAAATGGAATTCTGGTTGCGTCAGTTCGGCGGAACGCTGAAGGGACCGGAATCCACTGAGATTGCACAGGACTTCGTCTGGAGTCTGTTGAACAGCACCGAATTCTGCACCAATCACTAAGTCGGGGCGAAGAGGCATGACCACAGGCTACGCAAACAAATTCAAACGATGTGACGGTATGTCGCGCCGCGCGGTGCTGCAACTGGGACAGCTCGCTGGTCTTGGAATCGGATTGTCCCGTTGGAACGCTGTCAGCGCGGCTGCTGTGGGTGATGCGAGAGTGTCGTCCTCAACAGTTGCGTCGAAAACATCAGCCCTGCCTTCAGAAACTGCGCAAATACCTCGGCCATTGGCCAGGTCATGCATACTGATCTGGCTGGATGGTGGACCAAGCCATCTGGAAACTTTCGATCTGAAACCGGAGGCAGCCAAAGAGGTTCGGGGGCCCCTGTCGGCCATCTCGACTCGTATTTCCGGGGTCGCCATCTCCGAATGTCTGCCGGAACTGGCATTACGAATGGACGAAATTGCGATCATTCGTTCGATGACGTCGCCGCTCGGAGAACATAATCTGGGCACGCACTATTTACTCACGGGATATAAGCCCACTCCCGTTCTTCAGTATCCGCCCTTTCATGCCGTTGCCAGTTTCAAACGACAAACTGATGGCATGCCTTTGCTGCCGCCCAGCATTGCAATTCCCGATCATCGGGTGGGTGGTGGCAGATTCACGGGATCGGGATTTCTTCCGCAGGAATTCGGTCCATTTTCAATTGGCGCTGACCCGTCAAGACCG from Planctomycetaceae bacterium includes the following:
- a CDS encoding DUF1549 domain-containing protein, with product MWWLVLSLTSASASILHQPVDFDTQVMPILTKAGCNSGACHGAAAGRGGFRLSLYGSRPATDFDQIALAMKGRRIDRLDASQSLFLLKPTEQLSHEGGTRIQPESADHAILLNWISQGAQRTPRRTLDSFELHAEKRSDSTGPTYQISATACFSDGTTTDVLPWTVLTPDDPDSTHVQETGRIVLRTAGQHVVIARFLDQVRPLEFIVPWQSHAADDVEELSADTGQSIDRLVVKRLRQFGLEATSEADEYTLIRRLTLDLTGCLPSPKSVKEFVSSSDVDKLEHLIESLLDSDEFNSYWTFQLAQLLRVSALKANAEWARVYYEWIHNCVRTDIGLDQMSRQLILAEGLVSETGAAAFYNIGGDPRGQAEFVASTMMGVRLQCANCHDHPLDSWTQDDYHGLAAIFARIKSGDVIRSAATGRVIHPGTGEPAIRRLPDAGFLGEDADGRTEFAEWLTSAENPYFARAMVNRLWRHMMGRGLVEPVDDHRATNSPTNPELMDGLAKMFRENDCQLRPTLRAICQSAAYRRSAVDHNRQSSETSEHRNQAVARFHGAAISRPMSPQVFLDAVLDVTQSDEFSGHQSRAVSLDGLVATSEPLDLLGRCSDACEQSALRRNDLAVQLHLINGSFINQKLSDSTAITAEMQACGRPEEFIAAIYLRVLSRPARNHEMEFWLRQFGGTLKGPESTEIAQDFVWSLLNSTEFCTNH